Part of the Dreissena polymorpha isolate Duluth1 chromosome 12, UMN_Dpol_1.0, whole genome shotgun sequence genome, GTTGCCTTGTGAACGTAACTTACAGCACATAAGTTGCCTTGTGAACGTAACTTACAGCACATAAGTTGCCTTGTGAACATAACTTACAGCACATAAGTTGCCTTGTGAACGTAACTTACAGCACATAAGTTGCCTTGTGAACGTAACTTAAAGCACATAAGTTGCCTTGTAAAGTAACTTACAGCACATAAGTTGCCTTGTGAATGTAACTTACAGCACATAAGTTGCCTTGTGAATGTAACTTACAGCACATAAGTTGCCTTGTGAATGTAACTTACAGCACATAAGTTGCCTTGTGAATGTAACTTACAGCACATAAGTTGCCTTGTGAATGTAACTTACAGCACATAAGTTGCCTTGTGAATGTAACTTACAGCACATAAGTTGCCTTGTCAACGTAACTTACAGCACATAACAAGGCAACGTAACTTACAGCACATAAGTTGCCTTGTGAACGTAACTTACAGCACATAAGTTGCCTTGTCAACGTAACTTACAGCACATAAGTTGCCTTGTGAACGTAACTTAAAGCACATAAGTTGCCTTGTGAACGTAACTTACAGCACATAGGTTGCCTTGTGAATGTAACTTACAGCACATAAGTTGCCTTGTGAATGTAACTTACAACACATAAGTTGCCTTGTGAATGTAACTTACAGCACATAAGTTGCCTTGTGAATGTAACTTACAGCACATAAGTTGCCTTGTGAATGTAACTTACAGCACATAAGTTGCCTTGTGAACGTAACTTACAGCACATAAGTTGCCTTGTGAACGTAACTTACAGCACATAAGTTGCCTTGTGAACGTAACTTACAGCACATAAGTTGCCTTGTGAACATAACTTACAGCACATAAGTTGCCTTGTGAACGTAACTTACAGCACATAAGTTGCCTTGTGAACGTAACTTACAGCACATAAGTTGCCTTGTGAACGTAACTTACAGCACATAAGTTGCCTTGTGAACGTAACTTACAGCACATAAGTTGCCTCGTGAACGTAACTTACAGCACATAAGTTGCCTCGTGAAGGTAACTTACAGCACATAAGTTGCCTTGTGAACGTAACTTACAGCACACAAGTTGCAAGTCAGACACGACTTTCTTTCAATCAGATCAAGCTCCCATTGTGCCTTCAGCAAATTGTTGAAGTCAATACCGTTAGTTTGTGCGTGTATGAATTTAATTCATCTTTAGTTTAAAATATGCGTAAAGTTTTGCCCTCAAGTTCAGATTTGTCTTCTTAATTTTTGAAACAAgacagtttagtttaaacctatttttttttaagcttgattgcatagaaagccttatgCTTATTGAAATTTTCTCCAGTCCATTTCCTCAgtctataaccagtacttgggtgtctttGGTGGAAATCGAAGATCACTATCAGTAGGGTTAGAACCCGTGAACTGCCTATCGATAGGCGGACAcgatatccactacgccacggcgacaaAACACTTATCCACAGGACGTCATGAATACCACATCATGTCTATCCTCTTTTGTTTCTCAATACCACTACACTCGACTATTATGAGTGCCCTTCACCTTCTAGATTAGACAGTAGATACCTGCTGTCTTCCcttggtggtcatttgtgaaaagataatttaaaattgcattatGAATGACAAAGTCTGAACTAGCTTTTAAGCaccatatttgacttttgaccttttaatACGTGTGACCTTGATCATTGAGGTATGGAGATGATTATCAGACTCAACACAATATCCTCTTGGTGGTGATAACCAACaagttattttaatattgcatTATGTGCGACAAAGTTATAGAACGCACAAGCCATTTTATGGCCAAATTCGTCCTTTGATCTGTAAATGTGAACTTTCCCTTTGAGGTAGAGAGATGGAAGTAACACCACACATCATCTTATGATGGTAAACATTCcatcttaattattttaaaatccatcaatagATGGCTAAATCATGGCCGAGATGGGAGTTTTCCTATAGACAGCAGGAGGCTTAGACATACTGCTATATAGCACTTTCTTCAAAGCGGTCATAACCTCAGGCTGCATGTGGAATTTATTGAATACTTAACCCATtaaagcctagtggactctcccatccttctaaattggatcaatttatttccaattagggatgtctagtatatttatttctatatttagaatatttcttaaagaaattcctttaggcaaacagcgcagacccagatgaggcatgatgcggcgtttcatctgggtctacgctgtttgccaaggccttttttctagatgctaggcataaatggattaaatttaCTGTTAATCAATTCTGGTAAACATAAAGACAGACTGTTAAAACAACTCAGCATCACTGTGGTCAGCTTTATTTGACAAGGTAACAGTTTATCTGAAGCCATAGCCTTCAATGATCTTCTGGTACTTGGCGATCTTGGGGGCCACGTTGGCGCGAGCCTTCTGTCGCAGTTTCTGCAACGAGACAGTCAACAAATTAGATAATGTATAACACTGGTAAAGATTAACTTTAATTGCTCATCAAGTAATTCATGGTCATGAGgcaagaaaaacaagagcaccgccttgcgggtgcagaccgctcatctattttctttttaaaggtgaagggactctcaatttcaatcacaaaggagggaggggtggagagaagaggggtgtatagtgtgggggtgtggacatttattacattatcttccaaaaatgcgaaaaaaaatggaaaaaaaaaaaacattttcgggggtgggggggtgggggggggattcttgggtgcaatggttggatgatatttctaaaataaaataataaaaataaatatttgtgttttttaacagtttaaaaaaaaaaattgggagggggggtggggtgggggtggggggtaaagtgtgagggtgtggggggagaaaaaaataattagggagggggaggattcgggggggggggtgggggggggcacaggggatggtttgggtggagtctattgtggtatgtcaggtaagagtagttttgtcaaagtatcaatcaaatctaatcataaataaagaagttatggcaattttaacaaaatttaataattttaccttgagagtcaaggtcattcaaaggtcaaggtaaaattcaacttgtcaggtacagtaacctcatgaaagcatgaaagtatttgaagtttgaaagcaatagccttgatacataagacgtaaagtggatcgaaacacaaaatttaaccatatattcaaagttactaagtcaaaaaagggcaataattccgtaaaaatgacaaccagagttatgcaacttgtccttttactgtacccttatgatagtttgcgagtgttcaaagtatgaaagcaatatctatgatactttaggggtaaagtggaccaaaacacaaaacttaaccaaattttcagttttctaagtatataaagggcccataattccgtccaaatgccagtcagagttacataactttgcctgcacagtccccttatgatagttagtaagtgttgcaagtatgaaagcaatagctttgatacttaaggaataaaatggacctaaacacaaaacttaaccaaaattttcaattttttaagtataaaaagggcacgtaattctgtcaaaatgctctCCATTaaatattttgggggagcataagcatcatccgaccagaacctgctgattatatgcacatctcttggtagtgagctttccataaagtttcattgaattccagtcattagttgctgagaaaaagcccggacaagaattgcactatatgaacagttaatggaaaatttcaaagagccataactctgtgaaaaatcatctgaccacaacccgctgataatatgcacatctcctcttggtagtgaagcttcccataaagtttcattgaattccgataattagttgctgagaaatagcccggacaagaattgcactatatgtacagttaatgaaatatttcaaagggccataactctgtgaaaaatcatcagaccaaaacccactgataatatgcacatctccttttggtagtgaagcttcccataatgtttcattgaattctggtcataagttgctgagaaatagcctggacaagaattgcgctatatgtacagttaatggaaaatttcaaagggccaaaactctgtgaaaaatcatccggccagaacccgctgataatatgcacatctcctcttggtagtgaagcttcccataaagtttcattgaattccggtcattagctgctgagaaatagcccggacaaaaattgtgcacggacggacagacgaagcggcaactatatgctcccccaaaaaatatttggggaagCATAAtgattgtctctaacaaatctctatttaagaagcaaactagaaatggcgtggcagaggcagacgcgtatccccacgccgcatgtttgacccaggggcgccccatggttggtaatgggtccatgcatagttgagattgaccgtattgtcataagagaagttcagtatcaattagaagtgaatcggtgtagaaatgaagaaattatagtaaaagacaattttgggtgggtgtggcctattatgggcgagtgccccagggttggtaaaggggccatacatagttgagattgaccttattgtcataagagatgttcagtatcaatttgaagtaaatcggtgtagaaatgaaaaaattatattataaggcaattttgggtgggcgtggcctatgtgggcgggtgccccagggttggtaatggccccatgcatagttgagattgactgtattgtcataaaagaggttcagtatcaatttgaagtgaatctgtgtagaaattaagatattatagtaaaaggcaattttgggtgggcgtggcctatgtgggcggggcgccccagggttggtaatggagccatgcatagatgagattaactgtattgtcatgagagaggttcagtatcaatttgaagtgaatcggtgaagaaatgaagaaattatagtaaaaggcaattttgggagggcgtggcctatgtaggtgtggcctattatgagcagggcaccccagggttggtaatggggccatacatagttgagactgagggtattgtcataagagaagttcagtatcaattagaggTGAattggtgtaaaaatgaagaaagtagagtaaaagacaattttgggtgggtgtggcctattatgggtggggcgccccagggttggtaatggggccttacatattttagattgactgtattgtcataagagatattcagtatcaatttgaagtaaatcggtgtagaaatgaagaaattatagtaaaaggcaattttgggtgggcgtggcctatgtgggcgggcaccCCAGGATTGGtcatggcgccatgcatagttgagattgaccgtatagtcataaaagaggttcagtatcaatttgaagtaaagtgtagaaatgaagaaatgatagtaaaaggcaattttgggtgggcgtggcctatgtgagcgagacgccccagggttggtaatggcgccatgcatcgttgagattgactgtatagtcataagagaggttcagtatcaatttgaagtgaatcggtgtacaaatgaagaaattatagtaaaaggcatttttgggtgggcgtggcctatgtgggtttggcctattatgggcggggcgccccagggttggtaatgaggccatacatagttgagattgaccgtattgtcataagagaagttcagtatcaattagaagtgaatcggtgtagaaatgaagaaattatagtaaaagacaattttgggtgggtgtggcctattatgggcagggcaccccagggttggtaatggggccttacatagttgagattgaccgtattgtcataagagatgttcagtatcaatttaaaaatcagtgtagaaatgaagaaattatagtaaaaggcaattttatttgacaatttaaaaacaactgaataggaaaaatgttattcttagtttactgtttatcagagtccattttagttctatgttaaacttgaacaaaagcttaAAGTTTGGAAAAGTTTAAGAAAGTaaaaaatcacagctaccgctcggctcctGACACTatataccccctattcttcgaaagggggcataaaaaaaaaacatttcaataaatgtttttatttacatttaaacaaaattgactAGATTTTTTGTTTGTTCTACATTTTGTTCCTGTGAATCTACTGGGTTTTTAactcttttataaaaaaaaaaaacagaacatcTTAATAACTGCCTCATGTAGTTACGACACAATTACTGTCTATACATCTCCGCTATATCAATCAATGTTCATATAAATTGACTTTCacaatattctatttttatgttcCAGTATAAACCATATTCAATGAACCACCAATCTGGAAATATTTATGGTCTCAGATGGTAGTGCATGAAAGTTTGGTTTCATAAGTTACAAAACCATCAATCACGGTGAGTTTATCATCACAGACCTTTGCAGTACACATTAACACAATTTcgagcaaaataaataaaaatagacCGTACATGTTTCACACATGAAAGCAGTAATTACTAATGCAAATGTGGATGAAATCCACCAAATACTGGTTTTCTTACGTGTTTGTCCGCACATAATGTCACTTGAAACAAATCTGCCTTTTAAAAATGCCTCTCAGAAAGGCATAAAAAATATGCATGATAGATACcaaaatgtgataaataaaataatttcattttagaTCTTATAGGAAATCGGACACCACACACAACATGAGCTATTGAAAATAAGACCACAATTCCTTTTTAACAGGCAACTTTTTCAGTCTTGAGACAAAATGGATATTCTGCATTATATGGTTGTTAATTGCCATTTAGAGTGAAATTTTATGTATCTAATTTCTGAAAAAAGCggattttttaaaaagaattcttTAATTCTGCTCATCAAGCCTGTGATCATATTATCTCGGGCAGAGTTTAAAATGTTATTAGCAACCACCACTAGACATATCTACAAtcgtttttttttggggggggggtccAATTTAGGACCGCAATTCAGCCCCACATCAAAGtaaaaaagtttgtgttttttccCCGAATGACTGCTTAAAATTCCCAAGTGAAGGTATAAACAACTTACATTTAGTTTATCTCTCTATCCTGGTCCAAGTTTCCAAATCCAAAGGCAATGACCCCATgccaaaaacaagagggccatgggccctactGCGCTCTCCGGAGACCCTAAGAACTTAACTTTCCTGACAAGGTTGAGTtcaaaataatgaacatttaatttttcggcccaattttatttttgaactcTGATGAGATATTatatgaacaaatgttctgacagaggttcatgaagatttgaaaagaaaagtgacttctagagcgtaaagatgctttttttatttttttggacaAGTGACCTATTTGTTTTGCTCACACGAACCAGTTTCAATCTCAGCAGAGATTTAattgtgacaaatgttctgaccaagtttcatgaagattggtcaataaatgtggccattaGAGCGCTAAAAAGGTTTCTCTAAAggcatttaaggaaaactgcaccaCCCCATAGcacaaaaccattttcaaaatgaagaaaagatacatttaaaacaaatgatcTGAGCAAAGTTTCATGGGACTGAAATTGCCACTTCTAGTTTTTTTTAACTATAGTAATTAATGGAAAACTTCCCCCGACAGACGGTGGTCCTGTTTTTCAACaaacaggaaccatttttgaacttggcccagatattattgaaacaaatgttcatgagtaaaatgttgttttaaatggcTAGCAAAATTGAAATCAGTATCACAACATGGGTCTCAGATGGTAGTGCATGTGTGTGGTTTCATTAGTAACAAAACCATCAATCATTGTAGGTTCATCATCACTGACCAGTCATGATCATCAATTtgtattgcattatttttaaatacaggtgatatctttaatattgaCCTGCCTTTCTCAAAGCAGGTTTGGTAAAAAGGAACTTAAAAGATTCTTTTCTTCCTGTATTTGACAATATAATTGACTTATTGCACACTGGGGTAAATCAGTTTTCTCCTACACTGTTCATAGTTTAAAAgttggcagtgttttttttttcaacattaggaAATGGGGCCGGGTCTCTTTCGATTGGGATAAATCACTGtgttttgaccaaaattgggaaaatagtgcatttttgttttgcttcaaaattgagaataagtgttttcaattattatatttattaagatGTTACTTGTAGAACTCGATTGGAGATGATCCAAATGTCGAGAtctaaataaaatactttttttaaaccttcaattaggaatttttaggtcccatttgggaaaaatatatacttttttacattGGGAATGGGGTAAAATAACATATGGGCTGGTCTAATTGCAATCTATGCTTCCTGATTAAGCTCAACACACTCTCAATAAAATCTGGTAGATTAGTCAATTTAAATCTCATAGATCGGTCAATTATTCCATTTGCAAGACAAGCACGTAAAATATTTTACAGAAAGGATTATTATCAGTTCTAGCAACCCCTTGCTATTTATCACTGAGGAATAGGCTAAGATTCATGATTattaattaacataaatataaatagcTCAATAGTTGGTAGTCAAAAATATTCCTTTACTTTACATAAGTTACaaacaaaaatgacataaatCCATGAGGTTAATAATTGCcaattaattcaataaatattttgtcatGTTAATACCCGTATTCATGTGACACAAGAGCATATAAAAACAAGTAAATTTGTTGTATTGACATCCACtgccaaataaattttaagtgtaagacagacagactgagtgacAGACATTGCCAATTCTATATTCTTCCCCCTTTGGCAGAGGATAATAAAGTTGTGTGTTCCTAGCAATTAGTTGAGTTTGGAATAAGACATATTTGTGTACTTTATGTTTTCAGTgatcataaaattaaaataaaagcactGTTAATATCGGTCTTAACAATACAAGGCATAACATGGGTCTCAGATGGTAGTGCATGTGTTTGGTTTCATTAGTAACAAAACCATCAATCACGGTGGGTTCATCATCACAGACACAATAATATCATGCATTTGTGTACACAATTGAAATTTCAACTCAACCGAAGTGCTTTTTTTGAGAAACAACAGAACAGAAACACCTCAGCATTCTAAGAACTTTTCATGCAACATTCAAGTTCGGGAAATGCTCATCCAATGTGTCTATCTGTAACGATCAGACATCACTTCTATAGGAAATTTTCTACCAATCAATCATTCATACCAAAAATTGTGAAGCTTCAAATGCAAAGAAAATTTGCACAATTGGTTCAGTTTTAGCTAATGAAATGTAAACTTAAAGTGGTTGAAATTAAAACAAGCCTGTAAGGATTGCATTCTGCTTGCTTTGATTTTATGAATAAGAGATCTTAAATCAGTAACCTCCCACGATTACTCTCTCAAGTACTTCGCTTACATAGTTTTATAGTTGATCGTGAAGTACAATATAATGCTCATTTATCTCTGATATCACTGTAATTTCTACCATTATAACATTTTTAGTTTGGAAAGATGTTTTTCAAACAgattaaattaatgtaaatatgacAAAATATAGTTCACTTTTGAAAAAAGCTCAATAGTTGGTAGTCGAAAATATTCTTTTACTTTTCATAAGGTACaaacaaaaatgacataaatCCACGAGGTTTATAATTgctaattaattcaataaatattttgtcataatGTTGATACCCGTATTCATGTGACACAAGAGCATATAAAAACAAGTAAATTTGTTGTATTGACATCCACTGCCAAGTAAATTTTAAgtgaaagacagacagactgagtgacAGACATTGCCAATTCTATATTCTTCCCCCTTTGGCAGAGGATAATAAAGTTGTGTGTTCCTAGCAATTAGTTGAGTTTGGAATAAGACATATTTGTGTACTTTATGTTTTCAGTgatcataaaattaaaataaaagcactGTTAATATCGGTCTTAACAATACAAGGCATAACATGGGTCTCAGATGGTAGTGCATGTGTTTGGTTTCATTAGTAACAAAACCATCAATCACGGTGGGTTCATCATCACAGACACAATAATATGCATTTTTGAACACAATTAAAATTTCAACTCAACCTAAGTGCTTTTTTTGAGAAACAACAGAACAGAAACACCTCAGCATTCTAAGAACTTTTCATGCAACATTCAAGTTCGGGAAATGCTCATCCCAGGTGTCTATCTGTAACGATCAGACATCGCTTCTATAGGAACTTTTCTACCAATCAATCATTCATACATAAAATTGTGAAGCTTCAAAtgcaaagaaaatttgcaaaattGGTTCAGTTTTTACTTTTAGCTAATGAAATGTAAACTTAAAGTGGTTGAAATTAAAACAAGCCTGTAAGGATTGCATTCTGCTTGCTTTGATTTTATGAATAAGAGATCTTAAATCAGTAACCTCCCACGATTACTCTCTCAAGTACTTCGCTTACATACTTTTGTTTTATAGTTGATCGTGAAGTACAATATAATGCTCATTTATCTCTGATATCACTGTAATTTCTACCATTATAACATTTTTAGTTTGGAAAGATGTTTTTCAAACTGATTaatgtaaatatgataaaatatagttcacttttgaaaacaataacaagagctttgtttgtgaaacacaatactgTGCTTTGAAgaatatattttacctttgaccttaaaggatgaccttgacctttcaccactcaaaatgtgcagctccatgagatacacatgcatgccaaatatcaagttgcttagtgctatcttcattattgcaaaatttatgaccaaggttaaagttttgggacagattgacagacagacaggccaaaaacaatataccccctattatTCAATCCAGAGGTATAAAAATCGAGAATTCCAATAGTTATGTTTGGTCTAACTTGATATCTATTTTTCAAAGAAGAATATATAGGACCAACCAAGTTACTTATTGCAAACACAGACTGTAGTAACAGTATCTGGCTCAAAAGCAATTATAAATAGGAGAATAGGGGCTTGCATGTCACAAATTCATTTCTCAGGAGGGCAATAATTTTTACACAAAATAATAGCCTGAATTCTGGCAGCTTACATCTGTAGCCAACTTGGTCTTGTAGTATTTCTTCGCCTTCACACTTCGTTTGGCCTCCAGTGCGCCAATCACACCCTGGTACTTCCAGCCTACCTCATGGGCCAGTCGGTTCAGGTCGCAGAACTAAAACAGTGATCATGGTTCAGAAATATCAAATAGACCTCATAGATTTCACTATACTTAATGGTAACTGTTTCCATACAGTTacttttatttgtatgtattgtttCGAAGCAATTAGATTTTACATGGCTTAACTATAGTTTCTACCAGCCTGAATTAAGTTTCACAAGCCAAGCACTCCTGGCAAGTAGTTTGCATTAACCGAACGGGTATGAagaacaagagggtcatgatggccctgaatcgctcacctgacaaaccaaatacaatcccaacccagatttcatcaagataaacattctgaccaaattttataaagattggatgaaaactgtgacctctactgtctacacaagcaaattgttgacggacgcacatacgcacgcacgcacatacggatgccggacatcacacggtcacataagctcaccatgtcacttcgtgacaggtgagctaaaaacattcACAACATGCTGAAAAATTACATCCATGGAAAATAAAATGGTTATGCGTGAACTAATTTAGCAAAGTACCACACTTTTACTGGTGAGTGGtctcatttatttgttttgttcatgCACATCTTTTCGAGCTGATTAATGACATTACTGTGCATTAAGACCTTGAAAACTACAACAATCAGCCACAGTATTGCTCAAAATGGTACACTATAAATATATTCAAGCAAAAAGGTCATTGTTAGGTTTATGTTTGATAGCTATACCACTTATGCTTGAAAAataacttgaaactgaaactgtCTATGCATTTGCACACCTGTGCGGACAAACTTGTTGTCTACTGGAAGTGTTTAATCTCTCTTTTGTCCCAAAATTACAATTCTATTATGGAAAATTAAAGCCTAAAATAACAATCAAAGGTACTTAGGGTTTAAGAATTTTTTATCAAGTATTCAATGTTTGCCATTTTCAAGGCCATACCCAATTTTAGTACTTTGCAACTGTAAACAGCAACTTCGTTAACAAGATTGAAGCCAGAAAAAACTCAAAAACTTAAAATCCAGTCTTCAGTCTATACAGTCTACAATTACAGTATAACAACAATGAATACCCGTCTGTTCTGTTTCAATCGGAGCACTTTGAGTGCAGAGGGCACGACCTTTCTCTTCTGCTTATCAAATGGGGGTGGGATTCCCTCGTACACCTTCAGCTTGGACATGGCGGATATTCCACGGGCAGTTCTGTGGGGAACCATACCTGGACAATACAAAACAAGTCATCAACACTTGATATTTGTGTacacacaatacatgtataaagagAGCCATGTCACAGAAGTGAATGATACTAAACACCCATGCACTTCATTGTCAGGTACAGTACAGGCACTGTGTACTtaaaacaaacgccactcgccgcggtgttcatctcactgtgttaCAAATATaaaccccgcgatgggtgttcagatcattTGTCGCGGGCACCGTTTGCCATAAGACGAACGACGCGAaacaccgcggacccataatatttactgcggtgttcatcgtgttcgctgaaaataaaataattgaacataaacgtattgtattgatcccttttatttaaaagtgataatgaattatgtatttcacacccatgacagtgttttctgtctttttaaacgcCGAGTATAAAAGAAAACTgcgttcgcacctagctgtaggatactACACCTGAAGGAGTGTtgagtgtttgattattcaattaacagtttgaagccatggagaactcataaatGATTATACAACTGTAGTAATCGTATTAACCAGTCTCTGGATTCCCCTATACATAcgtgtcaactgtctcaatcgcatacatgcaacttctcccatatttatccattactcgataatgcctgatttccatttttaaaatcaaattatgggtgggtaatatagacgataatcttgggtcataaacacaaacgtttgaaattttcgaaagtatcaaatgaatttcggcatatgattctatttaaagatttgatgaaatacatgtaagcgcccaatcaggacagtttttaacaaatttaaccaGACACGGTTAGCACACATCGTGTAcattattttaggttacaaattctacatgaaatgaattaatttctttgttctgTTAAAAAGCatgcgaaaattggcgtgggtgtttttatttgtaaataaaagtttcgtagcgggtacaacattgagatcatttaatttccattaaaagtttcgttgtgaatttcaacttaagtaccggggtatctcgcgctTAATTTGGCATCAACATTAATTTCGATTAACTAATTTCCTCTtagtcttaataaaatataatttaaacacgctgtatcgttaccgttacgctgtatcagttccttcattat contains:
- the LOC127852231 gene encoding 60S ribosomal protein L13a-like, producing the protein MLTCEPLFSSSFYTNMGFSRKPILIDARGHLLGRLAAVVAKTIINGQRVVVVRCEGINISGNFYRNKLKALNYIKKRCNVQPKRGPLHFRAPSRMFYKAVRGMVPHRTARGISAMSKLKVYEGIPPPFDKQKRKVVPSALKVLRLKQNRRFCDLNRLAHEVGWKYQGVIGALEAKRSVKAKKYYKTKLATDKLRQKARANVAPKIAKYQKIIEGYGFR